One stretch of Pelmatolapia mariae isolate MD_Pm_ZW linkage group LG3_W, Pm_UMD_F_2, whole genome shotgun sequence DNA includes these proteins:
- the krcp gene encoding kelch repeat-containing protein has protein sequence MDDFGVYAVFGVNGPPQKLLSAEGSSRVRVAVPPSVRQVVLFSSGRWGERICVNAELSDSDRMLITIGKLTPYNKCLSWEQWEEETWIDSVTLNVSLEGGNLSTEPEVIMAVKEYTPKDTAAPPAARELHGKRKREQTAEEEESNDWTKKREEEENMCPNATTEKTTPVRKVRGQAKGSQKLFASGADTTKLKGAGEKGAAEMQGTVGRTPPPSAVRTKSRQAKAPTHTAPLASPSGRWGQTLCPIDAQTAILIGGQGARMQFCKDPMWKLCTEDMSWVAAETLAEGPTPEARIGHTAIYDPDSRRIFVFGGSKNKKWFNDVHILDTQSWKWTMVEAQGKVPPLAYHSCSMFQGELFVLGGVFPRPNPEPDGCSDSLYIFDPRLSIWYQPIVTGDKPSPRSGHSACVMQERKIYVFGGWDTPVCYNDMYMLDLGLMEFSAVKTTGNPPSPRSWHGSAVLSDTKFLIHGGYNGNNALSDAFIFDIDTNSWTEVSVPELSVPRAGHSIITMETAGHRCFSEEDEDADMNGGRTLLVFGGGDNEGNFYSDLTTVAVEELLGAI, from the exons ATGGATGATTTCGGAGTTTATGCGGTTTTCGGAGTAAACGGGCCGCCTCAGAAGCTGCTGAG CGCTGAAGGCTCTAGCAGGGTCCGTGTTGCAGTTCCACCAAGCGTCCGCCAGGTGGTGCTGTTTAGCAGCGGCCGGTGGGGGGAGAGGATCTGCGTCAACGCAGAGCTCAGCGATTCTGATCGGATGCTCATCACTATTGGAAAACTGACTCCTTATAATAA ATGTTTGTCATGGGAGCAGTGGGAAGAGGAGACCTGGATAGACAGTGTGACACTGAACGTCTCTCTGGAGGGAGGAAACCTG tcaACAGAACCAGAAGTCATCATGGCTGTGAAGGAATACACACCAAAG GACACGGCTGCTCCACCCGCAGCCCGAGAGCTCCACggcaagaggaaaagagagcaaactgcagaagaagaagaaagcaatgactggacaaagaaaagagaagaagaagagaacatGTGTCCAAATGCAACTACTGAGAAGACCACACCTGTGcgcaaggtcagaggtcaagccAAAGGCAGCCAAAAGCTGTTTGCAAGCGGTGCCGATACCACCAAGCTGAAGGGAGCAGGTGAAAAAggag CAGCAGAGATGCAGGGGACCGTGGGAAGAACGCCTCCTCCGAGTGCAGTCAGGACGAAGAGTAGGCAGGCCAAGGCTCCCACACACACTG CTCCGTTGGCCAGCCCGTCAGGTCGCTGGGGTCAGACGTTATGTCCCATCGATGCTCAAACAGCAATTCTGATTGGAGGCCAGGGAGCCAGGATGCAGTTCTGCAAAGATCCCATGTGGAAGCTCTGCACAG AGGACATGTCCTGGGTGGCCGCGGAGACTCTGGCAGAGGGTCCGACCCCTGAGGCCAGGATCGGCCACACAGCCATCTACGACCCCGACTCAAGAAGGATCTTTGTGTTCGGTGGCTCTAAAAACAAGAAGTGGTTTAATGACGTGCACATCCTGGACACGCAGAGCTGGAAGTGGACCATGGTAGAG GCTCAGGGTAAGGTTCCTCCCCTGGCCTACCACAGCTGCAGTATGTTTCAGGGTGAGCTGTTCGTGCTGGGAGGGGTGTTTCCTCGGCCCAACCCAGAGCCCGATGGCTGTAGCGACTCTCTGTATATCTTCGACCCCCGCCTCTCCATCTGGTACCAGCCCATCGTCACCGGAGACAAACCCTCCCCCCGCTCAGG TCATTCTGCATGTGTGATGCAGGAGAGGAAGATCTATGTATTTGGTGGCTGGGACACTCCAGTATGCTACAATGACATGTACATGTTGGACCTTG GTCTGATGGAGTTTTCTGCAGTCAAAACAACTGGGAATCCCCCCTCTCCTCGAAG cTGGCACGGCAGCGCTGTGCTGTCTGACACAAAGTTCCTGATCCACGGTGGTTACAATGGAAACAATGCCCTCAGTGATGCCTTCATCTTTGATATAG ACACCAACAGCTGGACAGAGGTGAGCGTGCCTGAGCTGTCTGTACCCAGGGCGGGGCACTCCATCATCACCATGGAGACGGCCGGTCACCGCTGCTTCTCGGAGGAAGATGAAGACGCGGATATGAACGGCGGCAGAACCCTGCTGGTGTTTGGAGGCGGGGACAACGAGGGCAACTTCTACTCCGACCTGACGACTGTCGCCGTGGAGGAGCTGCTCGGTGCTATTTAA